A section of the Leptospira kobayashii genome encodes:
- a CDS encoding YciI family protein — protein sequence MNEFVLLFRMDIKTKEAQPSPEQMQVYMKKWQDWIGGIAAQNKLAEGGNHLSSDGKVVKSNNIVTDGPYAEIKESIAGYIIIKVKNYEEAVKIAKDCPILQGEGNSVEVRKIDSLDTND from the coding sequence ATGAACGAATTCGTATTACTATTCCGCATGGACATCAAAACCAAAGAAGCGCAACCTTCACCGGAACAAATGCAAGTGTACATGAAAAAGTGGCAAGACTGGATCGGGGGCATCGCAGCCCAAAACAAATTGGCCGAAGGAGGCAATCACTTGTCTTCCGACGGTAAAGTAGTAAAATCAAATAATATTGTAACCGACGGCCCTTATGCTGAAATCAAGGAATCAATCGCAGGTTATATTATCATAAAAGTAAAAAACTACGAAGAGGCGGTGAAGATTGCAAAAGATTGCCCAATTCTACAAGGAGAAGGAAATAGTGTGGAAGTGAGAAAAATCGATTCGCTTGATACCAACGACTAA
- a CDS encoding transcriptional regulator, with amino-acid sequence MDKFNLEKDINVFCVTAISFPDGVMDAHNKLHSLIKPSKERRYFGISRPDKDTIVYKAAAEEMEEGEADKLSCERFVIKKGEFICLTIKDFMEDVQSIENAFRKLISRDDIDPNGYCLEWYLNEKDVRCMVGLKS; translated from the coding sequence ATGGATAAATTCAATTTGGAAAAAGATATAAATGTTTTTTGCGTAACTGCGATCTCGTTTCCGGACGGGGTAATGGATGCACATAACAAGCTTCATTCTCTGATCAAACCTTCAAAGGAAAGAAGGTACTTTGGAATCTCACGCCCAGACAAAGATACGATCGTCTACAAAGCCGCTGCCGAAGAAATGGAAGAAGGAGAAGCGGACAAATTGTCCTGCGAACGGTTTGTAATCAAAAAGGGAGAGTTCATTTGTTTGACCATTAAGGATTTTATGGAGGATGTTCAAAGCATTGAGAATGCATTTAGAAAGTTGATTTCGCGCGATGATATAGATCCTAACGGATATTGTCTTGAATGGTATTTGAATGAAAAAGACGTGAGATGTATGGTCGGATTAAAATCATAA
- a CDS encoding ArsR/SmtB family transcription factor, translating to MVQYTSTPDQLSLTFAALADPTRRQILSTLKSGEVSVKELAEPFSMSLPAITKHLKVLEKAGLISRGKEAQWRPARLEVGPLIEVATWVDKYREFWEKSFDRLEEYLLELQKKEKEKD from the coding sequence ATGGTTCAATATACTTCTACTCCCGACCAACTGAGTCTCACATTCGCGGCCCTGGCAGATCCGACCCGTCGACAGATCCTCTCCACATTAAAATCAGGAGAGGTGTCCGTAAAAGAGCTAGCGGAACCTTTTTCCATGAGTTTACCCGCGATCACAAAACATCTGAAGGTATTGGAAAAAGCAGGGCTCATTTCCCGGGGCAAAGAAGCACAATGGCGCCCTGCTCGACTGGAAGTAGGTCCTTTGATCGAAGTGGCAACCTGGGTAGACAAATACAGAGAATTTTGGGAAAAGAGTTTCGATCGTTTGGAAGAGTATTTACTAGAACTACAAAAAAAGGAAAAAGAAAAGGACTAA
- a CDS encoding SRPBCC family protein, producing MRITLIILGAIAFAVILLCIFAPTDFKLERNITINKPRNIVFAEIKLLKNHSKWNAWLKKDPSAKIEYKGTDGTVGFISSWESENQELGTGEQEIVTIAEGERLDMQLRFKKPMEGKLASYITTESLGENQTKVTVGMYDKMPIPMNAIHLLADTCFEIQKKMTDNMDTGLSDLKVLLEK from the coding sequence ATGAGAATAACACTTATTATACTGGGAGCGATCGCATTTGCGGTAATCCTTCTGTGCATATTTGCACCAACGGATTTTAAATTGGAAAGAAATATCACAATCAACAAACCCAGGAACATAGTTTTCGCGGAAATCAAACTTTTAAAGAATCATTCCAAATGGAATGCATGGCTAAAAAAAGATCCGTCCGCGAAGATAGAATACAAAGGTACGGATGGTACGGTTGGTTTTATTTCGTCTTGGGAAAGCGAAAACCAGGAATTGGGAACCGGTGAACAAGAGATCGTAACTATCGCGGAAGGAGAAAGATTGGACATGCAACTCAGATTCAAAAAACCGATGGAGGGCAAACTTGCTTCTTATATAACGACCGAATCTCTGGGAGAAAACCAAACAAAAGTTACAGTTGGTATGTATGATAAAATGCCTATCCCTATGAACGCAATCCATCTGCTCGCAGACACATGCTTTGAAATTCAGAAAAAGATGACGGATAATATGGATACAGGTCTGAGCGATTTGAAGGTTTTATTGGAAAAGTAA
- a CDS encoding HPP family protein, giving the protein MVFLLFVTGLFGVCKREVGRIRKNRNHIYIFNVGFKVVIRIRLSVKFAIWSFISGIISIWSILAMYLTHTVHPPGGATTLIGVFWGTQGRNLS; this is encoded by the coding sequence ATGGTCTTCCTATTATTCGTTACGGGATTATTTGGAGTCTGTAAGCGAGAAGTCGGAAGGATAAGAAAAAATCGTAATCACATTTACATTTTTAATGTTGGATTCAAAGTTGTAATTAGAATCCGACTTTCCGTTAAATTTGCCATCTGGAGTTTTATCAGCGGTATTATTTCCATCTGGTCCATACTTGCCATGTATCTCACTCATACGGTTCATCCTCCTGGAGGCGCGACTACATTGATCGGAGTTTTTTGGGGCACTCAGGGCCGGAATTTATCTTAA
- a CDS encoding iron chaperone: MKSNTTKNTGYSTKFKTVDEYIKSFPEDTQKILSQMRTLVKNLAPDAKEKISYNMPAFELNGILIYYAAYKKHFGFYPTSNVIETFKDELLSYKFSKGAIQFPLDKPLPKGLITKIVKFRIKENLKKGK, from the coding sequence ATGAAATCCAATACGACAAAGAACACAGGTTATTCGACAAAGTTCAAAACCGTCGATGAATATATAAAATCCTTCCCGGAAGATACTCAAAAAATCCTATCCCAAATGAGAACTCTGGTTAAAAATCTGGCACCGGATGCAAAGGAAAAAATAAGTTATAACATGCCCGCCTTTGAATTGAACGGAATCCTGATTTATTACGCCGCATATAAAAAACATTTCGGATTTTATCCCACGTCAAATGTGATTGAAACATTCAAAGATGAATTATTATCGTATAAATTTTCGAAAGGTGCGATACAATTTCCTCTGGACAAACCTTTGCCGAAAGGACTGATCACTAAAATTGTTAAATTCAGAATAAAAGAAAATTTGAAGAAAGGTAAGTAG
- a CDS encoding RNA polymerase sigma factor, with protein MKNQELIPHLFRTEYRKIVSVLCRHIGFEQIDIAEDIASDTFLTASETWGLKGVPQNPAAWLYHVAKNKAKNHLQRSSIFENKIVPELKKNYSDSSEKEIDLSPENIYDSQLQMMFAVCHPSVSAEAQIGLALRILCGFGIEEIADAFLSNKDTINKRLFRAKEKLKEEKIKIELPELQEIEERLKTVLTTIYLLFNEGYYSMSANKTLRKDLCVEAIRLCNMLVENEHTDKPQVNALLSLMCFHASRFEARQNDNGEHILYEDQDKNLWNTELINKGEYFFTRATTGNKISKYHLEAAIAYWHTQKTETKEKWENILQLYNRLLQMEYSPIAALNRTFALSKANGKEEAIREAEKLNMTDNHFYFTLLGELYTGIDNNKAKLNFQNALTLAKTGSDKSAIRKKIDNL; from the coding sequence ATGAAAAATCAGGAATTGATTCCGCATTTGTTTAGAACGGAATACAGAAAAATCGTTTCGGTTCTTTGCAGACATATCGGATTCGAACAAATAGACATTGCCGAAGATATCGCAAGTGATACTTTTCTCACCGCATCGGAAACATGGGGATTGAAAGGTGTTCCGCAGAATCCGGCGGCTTGGCTTTATCATGTTGCAAAGAATAAAGCCAAAAACCATCTGCAACGTAGTTCTATCTTCGAAAATAAGATTGTTCCCGAATTGAAAAAAAATTACTCCGATTCATCGGAAAAGGAAATCGATTTATCCCCGGAAAATATATATGATAGTCAATTGCAAATGATGTTTGCCGTTTGCCATCCTTCAGTCTCGGCGGAAGCGCAGATCGGACTAGCCCTTCGTATTCTTTGCGGTTTCGGAATCGAAGAAATCGCGGATGCGTTTTTATCAAACAAAGATACAATCAACAAACGATTGTTCCGTGCCAAAGAAAAATTGAAGGAAGAAAAGATCAAAATCGAACTTCCCGAGTTGCAGGAAATAGAAGAACGATTGAAAACGGTTTTAACAACGATTTATCTATTGTTCAATGAAGGATATTATTCCATGAGTGCGAACAAAACTCTTCGCAAAGACCTTTGTGTGGAAGCAATTCGTTTGTGCAATATGCTTGTTGAAAACGAACATACCGACAAACCTCAGGTAAATGCATTGCTTTCCTTGATGTGTTTTCATGCTTCCCGGTTTGAGGCAAGACAAAACGATAACGGTGAACATATATTATACGAAGATCAGGATAAAAATCTTTGGAATACCGAATTAATCAATAAAGGAGAATATTTTTTTACCCGTGCGACAACAGGGAATAAAATTTCAAAATATCATTTGGAAGCTGCGATTGCCTATTGGCACACTCAAAAGACGGAAACAAAAGAAAAATGGGAAAATATTTTACAGCTTTACAATCGGTTATTGCAGATGGAATATTCGCCTATTGCTGCACTGAACAGAACATTTGCTCTCTCCAAGGCAAACGGAAAAGAAGAAGCAATCCGAGAAGCGGAAAAACTAAATATGACGGACAATCATTTTTACTTTACCTTGCTCGGCGAACTTTATACCGGCATTGATAACAACAAAGCGAAACTGAATTTTCAAAATGCTCTCACGCTTGCGAAAACGGGATCGGACAAGTCGGCAATTCGGAAAAAAATCGATAACTTATGA
- a CDS encoding TetR/AcrR family transcriptional regulator, producing the protein MKKTRDPEKTRAHIIEVAFGEVYRKGFQGVSIRDIVAKTDLTTGAFFHYFATKNDLGYALVDEVIKKVTLETWIFPLAAYKNPIQGIISRYRKFIETVSDDFLTYGCAINNLTQEMSAVDAEFGEKLHSVMRLWIEGLEGYLEKAQNDGYLKKKSDPRKIAEFIVAVHEGSFGLAKSFRDKKVLWSSYYSLRDYLESVSEKSEG; encoded by the coding sequence GTGAAAAAGACAAGAGATCCGGAGAAAACAAGGGCCCATATTATTGAAGTGGCATTCGGAGAAGTATATCGGAAAGGGTTCCAGGGAGTCAGTATTCGGGACATCGTCGCTAAGACGGATTTGACGACCGGTGCTTTTTTTCATTATTTTGCGACCAAGAATGATTTGGGTTACGCTTTGGTGGATGAAGTTATCAAAAAGGTAACTTTGGAAACTTGGATATTTCCTTTAGCCGCTTATAAAAATCCCATACAAGGAATCATCAGTCGATATAGAAAATTCATCGAAACCGTTTCCGATGATTTTCTGACGTATGGTTGTGCAATTAATAATCTGACTCAGGAGATGTCGGCAGTAGATGCCGAATTCGGAGAAAAACTTCATTCAGTGATGAGGTTATGGATAGAAGGATTGGAAGGTTATTTGGAAAAAGCACAAAACGACGGTTATCTGAAGAAAAAATCCGATCCGAGAAAGATTGCTGAATTCATTGTTGCCGTTCATGAAGGATCTTTCGGCTTGGCAAAAAGTTTTAGAGATAAAAAAGTACTATGGTCTTCCTATTATTCGTTACGGGATTATTTGGAGTCTGTAAGCGAGAAGTCGGAAGGATAA